One window from the genome of Longimicrobium sp. encodes:
- a CDS encoding nucleotide sugar dehydrogenase: MSAAKDQILARIGDNTAVVGVVGLGYVGLPLAVELARNGYRTLGVDVAERVVEGVNARRSHVQDVPSEVLAAFVGEGLLSATTDLARLAECDAISICVPTPLNKTKEPDLSYVVSAAQAVLKTLRPGQLVILESTTYPGTTRDVLLPILEQSGLAVGEDFFLCFSPERVDPGNPVWHTRNTPKVIGGVTAACMEAGTALYGNVFDTLVKVESAEAAELVKVYENTFRMINIALANELAQACDKLGVDVWGVIDAAATKPFGFMKFTPGPGLGGHCIPLDPHYLSWKMRTLEYKTRMIELASEINAEMPEYVVRKVADALNGARKAVNGSRVLVLGVAYKRDIDDLRESPALDVIGLLQARGAEVVYHDPFCPEIRDDGHTGLAGLPMRSAALTAELLRSADAVVVVTDHSSVDYALVAREAPLVVDTRGIMRSVRGPARVLGLSTSARQEEFGEPLGFAHAEPLARQA, from the coding sequence ATGAGCGCGGCGAAAGACCAGATCCTTGCGAGGATCGGCGACAATACGGCGGTGGTGGGAGTGGTGGGGCTGGGGTACGTGGGGCTGCCGCTGGCGGTGGAGCTCGCGCGCAACGGCTACCGCACCCTGGGCGTGGACGTGGCGGAGCGGGTGGTGGAGGGCGTGAACGCGCGCCGCAGCCACGTGCAGGACGTGCCCAGCGAGGTGCTGGCGGCGTTCGTGGGCGAGGGGCTCCTCTCGGCCACCACCGACCTTGCGCGGCTGGCGGAGTGCGACGCCATCTCCATCTGCGTTCCCACGCCGCTCAACAAGACCAAGGAGCCGGACCTCAGCTACGTCGTCTCCGCCGCGCAGGCGGTGCTCAAGACGCTGCGGCCCGGGCAGCTGGTGATCCTGGAGAGCACCACGTACCCGGGCACCACCCGCGACGTGCTGCTCCCCATCCTGGAGCAGAGCGGGCTGGCGGTGGGCGAGGACTTCTTCCTCTGCTTCTCGCCCGAGCGGGTGGATCCGGGGAACCCCGTGTGGCACACCCGCAACACGCCCAAGGTGATCGGCGGCGTGACCGCGGCGTGCATGGAGGCCGGCACGGCGCTGTACGGCAACGTGTTCGACACGCTGGTCAAGGTGGAGAGCGCCGAGGCGGCCGAGCTGGTAAAGGTGTACGAGAACACCTTTCGCATGATCAACATCGCGCTGGCCAACGAGCTGGCGCAGGCGTGCGACAAGCTGGGCGTGGACGTGTGGGGGGTGATCGACGCCGCGGCCACCAAGCCGTTCGGCTTCATGAAGTTCACCCCCGGCCCGGGGCTGGGCGGCCACTGCATTCCGCTGGACCCGCACTACCTGTCGTGGAAGATGCGCACGCTGGAGTACAAGACGCGCATGATCGAGCTGGCCAGCGAGATCAACGCGGAGATGCCGGAGTACGTGGTGCGCAAGGTGGCGGATGCCCTGAACGGGGCGCGCAAGGCGGTGAACGGGAGCCGCGTGCTGGTCCTTGGCGTCGCCTACAAGCGCGACATCGACGACCTGCGCGAGAGCCCGGCGCTGGACGTGATCGGGCTGCTGCAGGCGCGCGGCGCAGAGGTGGTGTACCATGACCCCTTCTGCCCCGAGATCCGCGACGACGGGCACACCGGCCTGGCCGGGCTGCCCATGCGCAGCGCGGCGCTCACCGCCGAGCTGCTGCGCTCGGCCGACGCGGTGGTGGTGGTGACGGACCACAGCTCGGTGGACTATGCGCTCGTGGCCCGCGAGGCGCCGCTGGTGGTGGACACCCGCGGCATCATGCGCAGCGTGCGCGGGCCGGCGCGGGTGCTGGGGCTCTCCACCTCCGCCCGCCAGGAGGAGTTCGGAGAGCCGCTCGGCTTCGCCCACGCGGAGCCGCTGGCCAGGCAGGCGTAG
- a CDS encoding nucleoside-diphosphate sugar epimerase/dehydratase produces the protein MLPTILIRFRRPLIFALHLLLIPIAYRFAFGLRFDLGVPKEMEVIFWNTLPFVLAGRFAAFGVFGLFRGWWRHVGMRDLIDLVQAVTLSSALLLASLFFTGMLDGYPRSVVALDWISAILMFGGVRFGVRAFREERLIPWRPRHGKRALIIGAGVGGERFVRECQREGGIDIFPVALADDDLAKRGMRLHGVPVLGSTRDIKDLALKVDAQLLVIAIPSATGDEIRRIVNVCLDAGVEFKIIPSMREMIEGHARVTQVRDVQIEDLLGRETVDLPLDGRNPDLEGRTVMVTGGAGSIGSELARQIARLQPARLIVLDQAESPLYFIHNELAATHPTLTVIPVVADVTDQVRMERIFNRYRPEFVFHAAAYKHVPLMESNVVEAVRNNIFGTLYVAQCAARFGAERFVLISTDKAVNPSSVMGATKRVAEHLVLGWPALRSSNCDFRAVRFGNVLGSDGSVIPLFKRQLAAQVPLTVTHPDVTRYFMTIPEAVQLVLQAAALPDAAERICMLEMGEPVRIVELAENLIRLSGLVPYHDVQIVFTGLRPGEKLHEELMSDYEATIPTEVEKIRIVQSTEPDVDALTQGLDRLGAAAALGSTADSLEGLLALVPECVPPLAARRQGAMRAR, from the coding sequence ATGCTCCCGACAATCCTCATCCGGTTCCGGCGTCCGCTGATCTTCGCGCTGCACCTGCTGCTCATTCCCATCGCGTACCGGTTTGCCTTCGGCCTCCGCTTCGACCTGGGGGTGCCGAAGGAAATGGAAGTAATATTCTGGAACACCCTGCCGTTCGTGCTGGCCGGGCGCTTCGCCGCGTTCGGGGTCTTTGGGCTTTTCCGCGGGTGGTGGCGCCACGTGGGGATGCGCGACCTGATCGACCTGGTGCAGGCCGTCACCCTCAGCTCCGCCCTCCTGCTCGCTTCGCTCTTCTTCACCGGCATGCTGGACGGGTACCCGCGCTCCGTGGTCGCGCTGGACTGGATCAGCGCCATCCTGATGTTCGGCGGAGTGCGGTTCGGGGTGCGCGCCTTCCGAGAGGAGCGGCTGATCCCCTGGCGCCCGCGCCACGGCAAGCGCGCCCTCATCATCGGCGCCGGCGTGGGCGGCGAGCGCTTCGTGCGCGAGTGCCAGCGCGAGGGCGGCATCGACATCTTTCCCGTTGCCCTTGCCGACGACGACCTGGCCAAGCGCGGAATGCGGCTGCACGGCGTGCCGGTGCTGGGCTCCACCCGCGACATCAAGGACCTGGCGCTCAAGGTGGACGCGCAGCTCCTGGTGATCGCCATCCCCTCCGCCACGGGCGACGAGATCCGGCGGATCGTCAACGTGTGCCTTGACGCCGGGGTTGAGTTCAAGATCATCCCGTCCATGCGCGAGATGATCGAGGGGCACGCCCGCGTCACGCAGGTGCGCGACGTACAGATCGAGGACCTGCTGGGGCGCGAGACGGTGGACCTGCCGCTGGACGGCCGCAACCCCGACCTGGAAGGGCGCACCGTGATGGTGACCGGCGGCGCCGGCTCCATCGGCTCGGAGCTGGCGCGGCAAATCGCGCGGCTGCAGCCCGCGCGCCTCATCGTGCTGGACCAGGCGGAGAGCCCGCTCTACTTCATCCACAACGAGCTCGCGGCCACCCACCCCACCCTCACGGTGATCCCCGTGGTGGCCGACGTCACGGACCAGGTGCGGATGGAGCGGATCTTCAACCGCTACCGCCCGGAGTTCGTCTTTCACGCCGCCGCCTACAAGCACGTGCCGCTCATGGAGAGCAACGTGGTGGAGGCGGTGCGCAACAACATCTTCGGCACCCTGTACGTGGCCCAGTGCGCCGCCCGCTTCGGCGCGGAGCGCTTCGTACTGATCTCCACCGACAAGGCGGTCAACCCCTCCAGCGTGATGGGCGCCACCAAGCGCGTGGCCGAGCACCTGGTGCTGGGGTGGCCGGCGCTGCGCAGCTCCAACTGCGACTTCCGGGCGGTGCGCTTCGGAAACGTGCTGGGGTCTGACGGCAGCGTGATCCCGCTCTTCAAGCGCCAGCTGGCGGCGCAGGTGCCGCTCACGGTGACGCATCCGGACGTCACGCGCTACTTCATGACGATCCCCGAGGCGGTGCAGCTGGTGCTGCAGGCCGCGGCGCTCCCCGACGCCGCCGAGCGGATATGCATGCTGGAGATGGGCGAGCCGGTGCGCATCGTGGAGCTGGCGGAGAACCTGATCCGCCTCAGCGGGCTGGTGCCGTACCACGACGTGCAGATCGTCTTCACCGGCCTGCGCCCCGGCGAGAAGCTCCACGAGGAGCTGATGTCGGACTACGAGGCGACCATCCCCACCGAGGTGGAGAAGATCCGCATCGTGCAGAGCACCGAGCCGGACGTGGACGCCCTCACCCAGGGGCTCGACCGCCTGGGCGCGGCGGCGGCGCTGGGGAGCACCGCCGATTCGCTGGAAGGGCTGCTGGCCCTGGTGCCCGAATGCGTTCCGCCGCTGGCGGCGCGCAGGCAGGGCGCCATGCGGGCCCGCTGA